DNA from Evansella sp. LMS18:
GCTTTTCCATTCACTCAAAAATTCAACTATCCTGGCTTTTAGTGATAAAATAGAGCAAATTCATAAAACTCACTCACGGAGGTGGCAATAATGAAGATTAATTTCACGAAAAAACAATATAAACAATTAATTGACCTCGCTTATTTGGGCGAGTGGACTGCAAACTCATCCAAAACAGGCAGCGACAGGTCCGAAGAATTTGGAGAGATGCTTCAATATATCTTATCCTTTGCCAAGGAATTCGGATACGATGATATTGTCACCCTGGATAAAAGATCCGGCAACTACTATCTAACGGGTGATTATGAAGAGAGCTTGCATTACCTGATTCAAGAAAATGATGATGACGTATTTTGGTCCCAGTTAAGCAGCCGTTTTGCTGAAAAAGAACTCCTTAACAGCGGAGAGGAGTTCGACAACCCCGACGATCGAGTAAGAAGGTTCTGGGAAATAGAGGAGAAGTATGAAGAGGAATTTGATAATAACGGAATAAAAAATTTAGTTGTCAGGGGAAAAGATAAATCAAACTAGTTAATCATTATTATATTAGACCTTGGTCCTCGAGGTAATATTTATAAATGACTTAATGAAAACCAATACAGAGCAGCCACTAATTTTAGTGAATGCTCTTTTTTTCAAAGGGGGAATGAATTCTGAAATCCCGTGAAACATTCGCCAATGCTTCCACTTCAAAAACTGAAGGCGATGGAGGATCCGGGACCATCACATACCCTGCAGATACTCGCTCACCAGCTCCTACAGTTACTGTTTTTGTAGTAACAGGGTTTGATTGTGTGATAGTTTCATAAGTAGTTATCGTTTCTGTATAAGTCACTGTTTTAGGCTGGTAATCTACATTCAAGAGAGCCCGTTCGTTAAACTGTGTGTTGTTGGCTATTTGATTTATTCCTGCTTTCAATTCCTTAATTTCCTTCTGAATTTTCTCCCGGTCACTCGGTACAAGCGTATCATTAACCCCCTGGAGTGTTAATTCTCTCACTCGCTGGAGTTTATTATGTATTTCATTTAATCCGCCTTCTGCAGTCTGGATGAGTGATACTCCATCTAAAATGTTCCGTTCCGCCTGGCCCAATCCCCTGATTTGTGACCTCATTTTTTCTGATATAGCAAGTCCGGCCGCATCATCAGCAGCACGATTAATCCTTAACCCGGAAGACAGTTTTTCCATTACCTTTTCAGAGTTCGAATTATTTTGGGTCATATTTCTATAGATGTTTAAAGCAGGTATATTATTATTGATTATCATTTAATCCTCTTCCCCCGAATGTGTTTGCCCTAATATCTTATATAATATATCGGTCAACACCCGGGACTTTTCTATATTAAAAGAACATTTTTTACTTATAGTTCTTTCCCAGAGCTTTCTCGAAAAACACAGTCGCCCCTCCACGTAATAGGTGCAAATGGGGTTTCATTTTGCAAAGCAGGCACTGCCTCCATCCCCCATCCGCCACGAAAATAAGTCAGCTATCCTCACAACATTCCTCAGCCGGTTACTCTGCCCCTCCGAAGGACAAACAGCCCCCCTTACGCTTCTACTGCTTCCTCTGCTTTGATATATTTCCTGAGCAGTTCAGGATACGTGTAGATTTCACCGTTTTCCTTCGTATAGTCCGCAATCTTATTCAGTACGCTGTCCTGCCCGTACCCTTCAAAATAGGATAAGGAGCCGATGATCAGTAAATCGGACTTAGTTCTGGAGAAGGCAACATTCAGCCTTGCGTGGTCAGAAAAGAAATGTGTCTTTTGCTGCGACCGGGTGGTGCAGAAAATAACAACCTCTGCTTCATCACCCTGGAATGCATCAATTGTATTAATAGCGACATTCAGATCTCTGTATTCAAAACCAGAGTTTCTGAACTCGTTCCTGATCTTCCGCATCTGTCCTTTATAAGGAGTGATGACTGCGATTTTCTTTTCAGGTGCTATAACATCCCTGATACGTTTCACAATATTCACAACAACCTCTGCCTCCCGCACATTATACGGGGAGCCGACTCCTGTCCGCTCTTTATAAGTTACATCACGGGACATATCAAGCCAGTTCAGATGACGGTCAAAAAACGTTGTCGCCCGTCCGTATGTGGAGTCCCCATTACCCAGGCTGGTGCCATAAAACAACTCGCTGATCATTGTCCCAATAACCGACGGCATCCGGAACTGATGGGTAAGCATTTCCTTATTTGACTCTGGGCAAGACTCATATAATCGCTGGTAAAGACTGGTTTCGAATAATTCATCTTTGCAGTATTCCCGGTCCTCCAGCTCTATTTTTTCCGGATCGAACAAAGCCGGATGGACTGTAGGCGGGAGCTGCTTATGATCACCGATTAAAACAGCTTTTTTTGCCCGGTTCAACGGAATCAGCACTTCAGCAGGAAGAGCCTTGCCTGCTTCATCTATAATGACTAAATCAAACTCCAGCCTGTTAAGTCCTATCCTCTTTTCAGCCAGTCCGATGCAGGTTGCGCCAATAATCTGATTGCTTTTTAGGATTAACTCTCCCACTTCCGAGTTTATCTGGTTTTCCTTTTCAGGTATCACAATTCCCTTCCACTTTTTCAGCAGCCGCTCATTGACAGTGGCAGGATCGATTGCTTTAACTGTATTTAAATAGTCCTCGTACCGTTTTTCGAAACTAACCTGAAGGATATCCGGACTCATTTTATTCGTCTTTCCACAGCGGATAATATCTGTTGAGCTGTATACTTCGATTAAATCCTCGAGTACATTGTCAACTGCAACATTGGCCTGGGAAACAACCAATATCCGGTCTTCTGGATAATGGGAATGATGCTGCCGGATGATCTCCTGTATCACAGTAGTCTTACCGCTCCCTGGCGGACCCTGAATGAGGAAAAAATCTTCCTGCTCAAGGGTTCTCGCTACAATATCCCGTTGGGTGGGATTTTTTTCTATCAGAGAATTATAAAAACGCTCGACCTTAACAGGTTTTGGCCTGCTCATTATGGACCTTGAATTCAATAAGGCAGTTTTCAGCCTGGAGTTAGTCATGCGGCTTTCCCGGAAAACATTCAACGCCTGCTTCTGCTGAATTTCAGGGTAAGGAAAGTTTTTAACAAAAATTTCGAGCTCTCCAGGGAAAGCCTCCTCGTCCATATCGCCGTAAATTGTGATTAGCTCAGCTGTCGGTGAAAAACGGACAGGGATATATGCTCCGTTTGCACCCTCAATAAAACAATACTGGAAACCAGAGACAAATTCATTTTTAATGAATTCACGAAGTTCCTCATAATTTTCAACCTCTGCCTGGTAACGGGGCAGCTTAGACTGATAATCCTTCCCCCTGAAGGATACCGGGCCGACAGAACACTTTTGGGAATTCCCTTTATATAAATAGGTAATAAGCGAGTCCGTTACCTCCGCCCATTTATTATAAAATCCACTTCCTTCATAGCTGTCTTTTACTATTTTTTGTTCCCTGAACTCATTGAACAACAGAAATGTGAACTGCTTCATCTTAGTAAATGACTCTTCCGGAATTTCCTCATATTCCTCTGTATAGGCAACCCCTAAAGATCCGTTCATGGCGAGAAAAATATCATCGGGCTTGCAGGAGTGCTCCTCCACATCGAGCAATTCCCGGTAATAAAAAAAGAGGTTTTCCTGGGCATCTTTCCTGATTTCTGCTCTGATTACCAAATCAGTGCCCAGCTGAAGCTTCACTTCCTCCACATGAGGGATTACTGACTCATCGACAGGAGCAATCTTCCATTCATCATTTTCTCTCCAAAGGTTATTTGTCTCTATCCACTCATAAAAGTCCCCATAATCGTCAAAATCAAAGACAAGGGGGATCGTGTCAAACTGGCAGGCGGCAAAACTTTCATGGTAACGCTCCGTAACAATTGGCTCCCTGAACAGGTCATAGTTCCACACCTTCGGGAAGACCCGCAGCTCCACATTCCTCGGGGGTGTCCGGAACGGGTTTTCGAGATCATTTTTATACAGCTTTAAAGGCAGACCGCGAAAATCAAGGTGAAGGAGTGACTTTTCATGCCTTTCAACCTTAGCCTCTATCCCAATCCCCGGCTGGAAGAGTGCTGTATGCTTAAAGAGGCCTTTAGCCACTGACAGGATACATGCATTATTTTTGGAGGCCTCTACAAAAACGGGAAGATCTGCCTCATCATCAAAATCGTCCGCTTTCTCCAGGTCATGGCATTCATATTGAATATTCATCCCGGCCTGTACAGAGAGCTGCCCGGCAGAAAACAACTCCTGTTTCTTGAAACGCATCAGTTTTCCTACGTATGGGAAAGCCTCTGGCAGTAAATACTCAAAAGGCTCCGGCATCCCTTCGCCTCTCTCATAACAGCGATTCAGGTGGCGCTCATATTTATTGAGATAAAACAGGTAAGCATAAGTCTTTTGAGCAGCTTCATCCAGCGAATGCTTCAACTCTATTAACGACTGCCTTCGCAAAATAGAGCTCTGCTGCTCCTTCAGCTGCTCCTGGGCATCCCGGGCCGCATGCTTAATTTCCTGCAGCAAAGCCTGACGATGCTCTCTCAGCTCAATGATATTGGAATGTATTTGTTCATAATAAGCTTTGCGTACATCGCTCATCCGTGCAAAGGCTTCCCTTTTCAGCTGGGCCTTAACACGTCTCTCCTCCTCAGAAAGCCCAGCAAGGTCCCTTTCTCCCTGCTCTCTGACCCATTGCCTCTGCCTTTCCATCTCCTCAGAATAAGCAGAGAAGTCTTCTTTCATTCCCTCTTGCTTTCTTCGTTCTTCTTCTGAAAGCTCATCGCATACAAAGCGAACAGCAGCTGCGCCAATGGCCACAGCCCCAGCAACAGCTACAATTAACGGCCAAGCCATACTTCCACCTCATTTTTAAAAAAGTATTTACTGCTTTAATAAAGCGGAAATATCCACCAGGCTCTGTGTCTGGTCCTGCAGCTGCTTTCTAAGCTCAGATGGAACCTCTATCCCCAATTTCCTGTACTCCCTCATTTCATCAATCAAATCTTCCAGTTGAACGATTAACCGGCTGATTACTCTGTCGTACATTTTCATCTGATCCAGCTTTTCACTATGCTCATTCTCATTTTTCCTTCTCGTTGTCAGCTGTTCTTCCTGAAATTTCACCAAGTCTGCCTGGATTGAAATGATTTCTTTATCCATTTCTCTTCTGTGCCGCTTCGTATGTTCTTTTTCCTGGATACTAACTTGTTTAGTGCTTTCCCTTGCCAGCCTGATTTCCTTGCTGGATGTTTCTCTGATTTTATCCAGTTCTATCCGCGCAGTTTTAACATTTTCAATAGACTGGCTGAGCTGTATCCCCAGGTTGCTGACAGAGCTGACAATATTAGTCGCCATATCCATCTTGCCAAGCGACACCTTTTCACTAGGCTGGCTCCTGCCTTTATCCATTACCTCCACATTCCCTTGTTCAACAGAGAACATCTCCGGTTTCTTTCCTGCCGGCCTCTCCCCCGGGGGCCTCAAACCACCAAGTCCGTTTGTTTTCGACATATCCATCACTCCTGCATCTTTTTTATCCCGATGTAACCGTCCGTAAATCCCCCACTTCAAAACTTGAGTCGAAGCGTAGATGATTAGTGGGAGATAACGGTCGCTAACATCCCGATTGGTTCAGCTGACAATCAGTGGAGCATGAATAATACCCCACTGATTGAAGATTCACTTTAAACAGCCTGCTTAATTAATTTCTCATACTTCTGCAATGTAAGCCTGTAATCTTCATTCAGCATTGCCAGGTGTTCAAAAGAGGTATAATCCTTATTCATTTCCTCCTTGATCAGCTGGCTGATGAAATCAAGCATCTCCACCACAGCCTTGCTCATCCGCTCCTGCAGCTGATGTTCCTTCATATATTCGGCCTGCTTCTGCTCAGACATAGTTTTCATCAGGTCGATTTCCCCTATCATTCGGTCCGATTCCGCCTGCAGCTGAACCTTATACCTTTCCAGCTCAGCCTTCAGCCGCTTCCGATTTTCTTCAATCGTGGTGATAATTTGCAGTTTTTCCTCTGCCAGAGCTTCGTCCAGTCTTGATTCTGCATCTGCTATTTCCTTCTTCAGCCTTTCCGTATGCCCTTTCTCATAACGGTAATTAGCATAGCTGATCCCGGCCTGGACGGTTTCAATAGCGGCATCTACTACGGCAAGGACCACATTCGCCTTAGATAATGAATTTCTATACACAATCCTTTTGACATTCTTTCCTGTCTTGCCGAAAAACTGAAAGGCTTTAGGTCCCCGATCCTCCATTTATCCGCCTCCTGTTATTACCGCCGGCTTTTCCTTCATTAAGAGAATACTGGATGGAACCCTCTGGCGGACTTCCTTTTTACCAACAATACTGTGCTCAAGCCTTAAATCCTTTAAATCTGAAACTGCTATTTCTTCCTGATCAGCTATCAATCCTGTATGTAATTTAAGCGGTTGGCGGTAGGAAGAAAGAGAAATGTCCAGCCATTTACCTTCGTGCTCAAATGGGTACAGAGGCGATTCCCAAAAAGACTGGCCTGTTAACGGATCATAATAGAAATTGTTCTGTTTCTCCTTAAAAGCCCGTTCCCGCTCAAATGCCTCAAGCAGTTCTATGGACTTACTGCTGATTAATTCATGATCAAAGACTCTTAATTTACTGAGGGTATCAATAACCGGACGATGTTTATCCAAAGATTCCAGCTCTAAATCCAGCTTTACCTCATGCAGCTCCCTTGAAATATAAACAAAGCTTTCTCCATCGTCTTGCTGCAGAGTATCCGTGATATCCAATAACTGCTGTCCATCACTATCTGACGCATGCCCTCCCGGGGATGGGATAAATGCTATTTCTTTTTCCACGTAGTATGTATCCTGTTCATAATAGAGGGCAACCTGGATATCCTCTTTCTGGCCTTCATTCATCCCGGAAAAATCATAGTGCTCAAACAAAAATTCTTTTGAATTAAATGGACTTTGATTCTGATACAGCTCTCTTACAATCTTTTCCTTTAAATAAATCTCTTCTTCCTGCTCAAAATGATTGTGCTTGCAATCTCCAATCGGCTCTTGGTAAAGCTCCAATTGGCCTGTAACACAATTAATGAGCACTTGCTCCTCCCGCTCATTAAAACTATCAATTGTCAGGATGACCTCAAATAATTCCCTGCCATGGCTCGTCAGATCAGTTTCCGTAAAGTTAGCAGTCGAAGTCAGCAGTCCTATTTTCATAAGATACGCCATCTCTTCCTTGATAACCTTAGGGTCAAGCCTCGTAACCCGTTCAACTTCCCCAAATTTTTCTCCAATGCCTAAGGAGAAAATAATAAACTGTGAAAATTGGCTCAACTCGTCCGCCTGGTCTGACGTTATACGAATGCCAGCCTTCAAAACAGGCACAAATACTTTGATTGGTTCAGCAAGCTTCACTGCATACAACGGGCAACACCTCTGTAAAGTAATATTTCTTATGTAATTGTGGTAAAAACTTTATGTACAGCGAACTCCTTAACCATTACAAAAGACTTAGGATGATTATATCACGTTACATATAAGCAAATGATACCTCTGTGGTAATTTAATCTAATTATTGAAAAACAATTCAATCGTTTAGTTTCATTCAGTTTAATAGCCTGTTTAGTAGAATAATGTCGAGCCTTGTACTCCCTATATATTAGGATTACCTCTAAATAAATAAGGAGCTCAGAATACCCCCTGGCAAATTATAATAAGTATAACTTGTGCATATTTTGCTTCACTTGTGCGAATGACCCTCGAAAATGAGCGAATAACAGTTGAACTCACGCAATCTATGCACAATGTCCTGCGCATCTAAAATAGCAGTGCAGTAACAAAACCCTGCAAATTTATCCCCTACTTTGGTCTACAGTCTATTTACCTAGTGGAAATAATGTTAGAAAATAGATAAAAATGACATTAATTGATAGAATTATGTTAATTTTTACAATTTAATAATTGTATTCTTATCTCTATAGGCCATT
Protein-coding regions in this window:
- a CDS encoding flagellin gives rise to the protein MIINNNIPALNIYRNMTQNNSNSEKVMEKLSSGLRINRAADDAAGLAISEKMRSQIRGLGQAERNILDGVSLIQTAEGGLNEIHNKLQRVRELTLQGVNDTLVPSDREKIQKEIKELKAGINQIANNTQFNERALLNVDYQPKTVTYTETITTYETITQSNPVTTKTVTVGAGERVSAGYVMVPDPPSPSVFEVEALANVSRDFRIHSPFEKKSIH
- a CDS encoding AAA domain-containing protein, whose protein sequence is MAWPLIVAVAGAVAIGAAAVRFVCDELSEEERRKQEGMKEDFSAYSEEMERQRQWVREQGERDLAGLSEEERRVKAQLKREAFARMSDVRKAYYEQIHSNIIELREHRQALLQEIKHAARDAQEQLKEQQSSILRRQSLIELKHSLDEAAQKTYAYLFYLNKYERHLNRCYERGEGMPEPFEYLLPEAFPYVGKLMRFKKQELFSAGQLSVQAGMNIQYECHDLEKADDFDDEADLPVFVEASKNNACILSVAKGLFKHTALFQPGIGIEAKVERHEKSLLHLDFRGLPLKLYKNDLENPFRTPPRNVELRVFPKVWNYDLFREPIVTERYHESFAACQFDTIPLVFDFDDYGDFYEWIETNNLWRENDEWKIAPVDESVIPHVEEVKLQLGTDLVIRAEIRKDAQENLFFYYRELLDVEEHSCKPDDIFLAMNGSLGVAYTEEYEEIPEESFTKMKQFTFLLFNEFREQKIVKDSYEGSGFYNKWAEVTDSLITYLYKGNSQKCSVGPVSFRGKDYQSKLPRYQAEVENYEELREFIKNEFVSGFQYCFIEGANGAYIPVRFSPTAELITIYGDMDEEAFPGELEIFVKNFPYPEIQQKQALNVFRESRMTNSRLKTALLNSRSIMSRPKPVKVERFYNSLIEKNPTQRDIVARTLEQEDFFLIQGPPGSGKTTVIQEIIRQHHSHYPEDRILVVSQANVAVDNVLEDLIEVYSSTDIIRCGKTNKMSPDILQVSFEKRYEDYLNTVKAIDPATVNERLLKKWKGIVIPEKENQINSEVGELILKSNQIIGATCIGLAEKRIGLNRLEFDLVIIDEAGKALPAEVLIPLNRAKKAVLIGDHKQLPPTVHPALFDPEKIELEDREYCKDELFETSLYQRLYESCPESNKEMLTHQFRMPSVIGTMISELFYGTSLGNGDSTYGRATTFFDRHLNWLDMSRDVTYKERTGVGSPYNVREAEVVVNIVKRIRDVIAPEKKIAVITPYKGQMRKIRNEFRNSGFEYRDLNVAINTIDAFQGDEAEVVIFCTTRSQQKTHFFSDHARLNVAFSRTKSDLLIIGSLSYFEGYGQDSVLNKIADYTKENGEIYTYPELLRKYIKAEEAVEA